In a genomic window of Aeromonas veronii:
- a CDS encoding DUF1523 family protein — MSLRFKKPAFIALGLIALISATWLDFYLPEHTIATITGVEVKRTDKDGPINQKNPADGPTTDVYYIYTERPGEQIRVFRNEDTEWGWPFYFKFNAADVQAKAKSMEFEKRLAIITSYGWRVNMFSLFPNVTKIESTEPDASTWSFFRWFWFGLWALVMGKAAIATWRYFDRLEDEI, encoded by the coding sequence ATGAGCCTGAGATTCAAAAAACCCGCCTTTATCGCTTTAGGGCTCATCGCCCTCATTTCCGCCACCTGGCTCGACTTCTATCTGCCGGAGCACACCATCGCCACCATCACCGGGGTCGAGGTGAAGCGTACCGACAAAGATGGCCCCATCAACCAGAAGAACCCGGCTGACGGCCCCACCACCGACGTCTACTACATCTATACCGAGCGCCCCGGCGAGCAGATCCGGGTGTTCCGCAATGAAGATACCGAGTGGGGCTGGCCCTTCTACTTCAAGTTCAACGCCGCCGATGTGCAGGCCAAAGCCAAATCAATGGAGTTCGAGAAACGTCTGGCCATCATTACCTCCTACGGCTGGCGCGTGAACATGTTCTCTCTGTTCCCCAACGTAACAAAAATTGAGAGTACTGAGCCTGACGCCTCCACCTGGAGCTTCTTCCGCTGGTTCTGGTTCGGTCTCTGGGCACTGGTGATGGGCAAAGCAGCCATTGCGACCTGGCGCTACTTCGATCGTCTTGAGGACGAGATATGA
- a CDS encoding winged helix-turn-helix domain-containing protein: MSEPSKTRTSFYRRLYVAWLISQGTDTVPAIMEATGMPRRTAQDTLSALAELDISCAFEQTEGARHLQGHYRISNWGPINPDWIKAQLPLIKETLSYP; this comes from the coding sequence ATGAGTGAGCCGAGTAAAACCCGCACCAGTTTCTACCGGCGGCTCTACGTGGCTTGGCTGATCAGCCAGGGCACGGATACGGTGCCCGCCATCATGGAAGCGACCGGCATGCCGCGCCGCACCGCGCAAGATACTCTAAGCGCGCTGGCCGAACTCGACATCAGCTGCGCCTTCGAGCAGACCGAAGGGGCTCGCCACCTGCAGGGACACTACCGCATCAGCAACTGGGGTCCCATCAATCCTGACTGGATCAAGGCTCAGCTGCCGCTTATCAAGGAGACGCTGAGCTATCCCTGA
- a CDS encoding RluA family pseudouridine synthase, which translates to MSTIIDTFIAPPCSAAIEILFEDEHLLLINKPSGLLSLSGKNPQNLDSVHYRLVQDYPGCTLVHRLDFGTSGIMVVARNKAINALLCQQFSQRAVSKAYSALLCGHLADDEGVIDAPIAKDPAIFPLMKICAASGKPARSRYRVIERLAQQMQGQTVPLTRVRLVPETGRTHQLRIHSQLLGHPILGCDLYGGLRLPGCKQAPRLMLHASDLDFAHPVSGEPMQIRCAAPF; encoded by the coding sequence ATGTCGACCATCATAGATACTTTTATCGCCCCGCCCTGCAGTGCCGCCATCGAGATCCTGTTTGAGGATGAGCACCTGCTGCTCATCAACAAGCCGAGTGGCCTGCTGAGCCTGTCGGGCAAGAACCCGCAGAACCTCGATTCGGTGCACTATCGCTTGGTGCAGGATTATCCTGGCTGCACCCTGGTGCATCGCCTAGATTTTGGCACCTCAGGCATCATGGTGGTCGCCAGAAACAAGGCCATCAACGCCCTGCTCTGCCAGCAATTCAGCCAGCGCGCGGTAAGCAAGGCCTACAGCGCCCTGCTCTGTGGCCATCTGGCTGACGATGAGGGGGTGATCGATGCCCCCATCGCCAAGGATCCGGCGATTTTCCCGCTGATGAAGATCTGCGCCGCCAGCGGCAAACCCGCCCGCTCCCGCTATCGGGTGATTGAGCGGCTGGCGCAGCAGATGCAGGGGCAGACCGTGCCACTGACCCGGGTAAGGCTGGTGCCGGAGACCGGCCGCACCCATCAGCTGCGCATTCACAGCCAGCTGCTGGGCCACCCCATCCTCGGCTGCGATCTCTATGGCGGTCTGCGGTTGCCTGGCTGCAAGCAAGCCCCGCGGCTGATGTTGCATGCCAGCGATCTGGATTTTGCACATCCGGTGAGCGGTGAGCCGATGCAGATCCGCTGTGCAGCGCCTTTTTAG
- the udp gene encoding uridine phosphorylase, giving the protein MSDVFHLGLKKADLQGATLAIVPGDPERVKRIAELLDNPVHLASHREFTTWRGEMDGKAVIICSTGIGGPSTSIAVEELAQLGIRTFLRIGTTGAIQPHLNVGDVIVTTGSVRLDGASLHFAPMEFPAVADFDCTTALVNTAKEMGSKLHIGVTASSDTFYPGQERYDTVSGRVVSRFQGSMKEWQAMGVLNYEMESATLLTMCSSQGLRAGMVAGVIVNRTQQEIPNAETMAKTESDAIKIVLGAARKLI; this is encoded by the coding sequence ATGTCTGATGTATTTCACTTGGGTTTGAAGAAAGCGGATCTGCAAGGCGCCACCCTGGCGATCGTCCCCGGTGACCCCGAGCGCGTCAAGCGCATCGCAGAGCTGTTGGATAACCCGGTGCACCTGGCCAGCCATCGTGAATTCACTACCTGGCGCGGCGAGATGGACGGCAAGGCCGTGATCATCTGCTCTACCGGTATCGGTGGCCCGTCCACCTCCATCGCAGTAGAAGAGCTGGCCCAGCTGGGTATCCGCACCTTCCTGCGCATCGGCACCACCGGCGCCATCCAGCCGCACCTGAACGTGGGTGATGTGATCGTGACCACCGGCTCCGTGCGCCTCGACGGTGCCAGCCTGCACTTCGCACCGATGGAGTTCCCGGCTGTTGCCGACTTCGACTGCACCACCGCGCTGGTCAACACCGCCAAAGAGATGGGCTCCAAGCTGCACATCGGTGTGACTGCCTCCTCCGACACCTTCTACCCGGGTCAGGAGCGTTACGACACCGTATCCGGCCGCGTAGTGAGCCGTTTCCAGGGTTCCATGAAAGAGTGGCAAGCCATGGGCGTGCTGAACTATGAGATGGAGTCTGCAACCCTGCTGACCATGTGCTCCAGCCAGGGCCTGCGTGCCGGTATGGTAGCTGGCGTTATCGTCAACCGTACCCAGCAGGAAATCCCGAACGCCGAAACCATGGCGAAGACCGAATCTGATGCCATCAAGATCGTGCTGGGCGCCGCCCGCAAGCTGATCTGA
- the bamE gene encoding outer membrane protein assembly factor BamE, with translation MRMKHLIAAALTALTLSGCSLVYRIDIPQGNYVEQKQVDKLRQGMTREQVSYVLGTPMLRDGFDPNTWYYLYEFQPGHGDKERKEFTVTFANDRLTTVTGDFPLPAAFSTPL, from the coding sequence ATGCGGATGAAACACCTGATTGCCGCGGCTTTGACCGCCCTCACCCTCTCCGGTTGCAGCCTGGTCTATCGCATTGATATTCCTCAGGGCAACTATGTGGAACAAAAACAGGTCGACAAACTGCGCCAGGGTATGACCCGCGAGCAGGTCAGCTATGTGCTGGGAACCCCCATGCTGCGCGACGGCTTTGACCCCAACACCTGGTACTACCTCTATGAATTCCAGCCGGGCCACGGCGACAAGGAACGCAAAGAGTTCACCGTCACCTTCGCCAACGACAGGCTCACCACAGTGACGGGCGACTTCCCGCTACCCGCAGCTTTCAGTACCCCGCTCTGA
- the folE gene encoding GTP cyclohydrolase I FolE encodes MTTLSPEALLVRAALEAQGLETPLVANELNSQQKREKIEGHMRSIMETLGLDLADDSLAETPHRIAKMYVNEIFSGLDYSTFPKVTVIENKMQVDEMIMVRDISLTSTCEHHFVTIDGLAHVAYIPRGKVIGLSKINRIVQFFARRPQVQERLTQQILLALQTLLGTKDVAISIKATHYCVKARGVMDSTSYTTTTSLGGVFKTQPDTRAEFLGGLRG; translated from the coding sequence ATGACAACCTTAAGTCCGGAAGCCTTGCTGGTCAGGGCTGCCCTCGAAGCCCAGGGACTGGAAACCCCCCTGGTCGCCAACGAGCTGAACAGCCAGCAGAAGCGGGAGAAGATCGAAGGCCATATGCGCTCCATCATGGAGACGCTGGGGCTGGATCTGGCCGATGACAGTCTGGCTGAGACGCCGCACCGCATCGCCAAGATGTACGTCAACGAGATCTTCTCCGGCCTCGATTACTCCACCTTCCCCAAGGTGACGGTGATCGAGAACAAGATGCAGGTGGACGAGATGATCATGGTGCGGGACATCAGCCTCACCAGCACCTGCGAACACCACTTCGTCACCATCGACGGGCTGGCCCATGTGGCCTATATCCCTCGTGGCAAGGTGATTGGCCTGTCGAAGATCAACCGCATCGTGCAGTTCTTCGCCCGCCGTCCCCAGGTGCAGGAGCGGCTGACCCAGCAGATCTTGCTGGCGCTGCAGACCCTGCTCGGCACCAAGGACGTGGCCATCAGCATCAAGGCGACCCACTACTGCGTCAAGGCGCGTGGGGTGATGGATTCGACTTCTTACACCACCACCACCTCCCTCGGCGGGGTGTTCAAGACCCAGCCCGATACCCGTGCCGAGTTTCTGGGCGGCCTGCGCGGATAA
- the moeA gene encoding molybdopterin molybdotransferase MoeA → MTMGFDTSGLLPLSDALQGMLEQLACCCDSEQLPLPEALGRVLASDIASPLAVPPFDNSAMDGYAVRLADLAAGTPLIMAGKAFAGKPYQGEWPAGHCVRIMTGAPVPPGTDAVVMQEETQADGDRITFLAQPEPGQNIRRAGSDIGKGACVLPAGTRLTPREMPLLASLGVATVAVRRPLKVAIFSTGDELKPVGTPLAHGDIYDSNRYGVRAMLARLGCDCLDLGIIPDDPAQLRAAFIRADKEADVLITTGGVSVGEADFTKQLLDELGEIGFWKLAIKPGKPFAFGRLPRAWFFGLPGNPVSAMVTFDQLVQPALAKLAGQHFERPLQLQAIAAELLKKSPGRLDFQRGILSQGPNGLEVRSTGSQDSAVFSSLSRANCYIVLERERGRVAAGETVTVEPFGGLLL, encoded by the coding sequence ATGACGATGGGATTTGATACCAGCGGACTACTCCCCTTAAGCGATGCCCTGCAAGGGATGCTGGAACAACTCGCCTGCTGCTGCGACAGCGAGCAGCTGCCCCTGCCAGAGGCCCTTGGCCGGGTGCTGGCCAGCGACATCGCCTCCCCCCTCGCCGTGCCCCCCTTCGACAACTCCGCCATGGACGGTTACGCCGTGCGGTTGGCCGATCTCGCTGCTGGCACCCCGCTCATCATGGCGGGCAAGGCCTTTGCCGGTAAGCCCTATCAGGGCGAGTGGCCCGCTGGCCACTGCGTGCGGATCATGACCGGCGCCCCGGTCCCCCCAGGTACCGATGCGGTGGTGATGCAGGAAGAAACGCAGGCCGACGGCGATCGGATCACTTTTCTGGCACAACCCGAACCGGGCCAGAATATCCGCCGCGCCGGCAGCGATATCGGCAAGGGCGCCTGCGTGCTGCCAGCCGGTACTCGCCTCACCCCAAGAGAGATGCCACTGCTGGCCTCCCTCGGCGTGGCCACCGTCGCGGTGCGCCGCCCACTGAAAGTGGCCATCTTCAGCACTGGTGACGAGCTCAAACCGGTCGGCACCCCGCTTGCCCACGGCGATATCTATGACTCCAACCGCTATGGCGTGCGGGCCATGCTGGCGCGTCTGGGCTGCGACTGCCTCGACCTTGGCATCATCCCGGACGATCCCGCCCAGCTACGCGCCGCCTTTATCCGCGCCGATAAAGAGGCCGATGTGCTGATCACCACCGGCGGCGTATCGGTGGGGGAAGCGGACTTCACCAAACAGTTGCTGGACGAGCTCGGCGAGATTGGCTTCTGGAAGCTCGCCATCAAACCGGGCAAGCCGTTTGCCTTTGGTCGCCTGCCCCGCGCCTGGTTCTTCGGCCTGCCGGGCAACCCGGTCTCCGCCATGGTCACCTTCGATCAGCTGGTGCAACCGGCGCTGGCCAAGCTGGCGGGTCAGCACTTCGAGCGCCCGCTCCAGCTGCAAGCCATTGCGGCCGAGCTACTCAAAAAGAGCCCCGGCCGACTCGACTTCCAGCGCGGCATTCTGAGTCAGGGGCCAAATGGCCTCGAGGTGCGCAGCACCGGCTCGCAGGACTCCGCCGTGTTCAGCTCCCTGTCACGAGCCAACTGCTACATCGTTCTTGAACGGGAACGGGGCCGCGTCGCCGCGGGCGAGACGGTGACCGTGGAGCCATTCGGGGGATTGCTGCTGTGA
- the moeB gene encoding molybdopterin-synthase adenylyltransferase MoeB → MSEILSDAELLRYNRQIILKSFDFEGQEALKQARVLVIGAGGLGCAASQYLAVAGVGQLTLVDFDKVELSNLQRQVLHNDERIGHHKVDSAARSLRALNPWLNVETHAAVADEALLDSLLPRHQLVLDCTDNLAIRNMLNQKARQHGVPLVSGAAIRLEGQLCSFTWQEDEPCYACLSALFGEQALTCVEAGVLAPVVGLVGSLQALEAIKLLAGMGKSYSGRLLMIDGLSGTFREMKLPKRPDCPVCSHP, encoded by the coding sequence GTGAGCGAGATCCTGAGCGACGCCGAACTGCTGCGCTACAACCGCCAGATCATCCTCAAATCCTTCGACTTCGAGGGGCAGGAGGCGCTCAAGCAGGCCAGGGTGCTGGTGATCGGCGCCGGTGGCCTTGGTTGCGCCGCCAGCCAGTATCTGGCGGTGGCCGGGGTTGGCCAGCTCACCCTGGTCGATTTCGACAAGGTGGAGCTCTCCAACCTGCAGCGTCAGGTGCTGCACAACGATGAGCGGATCGGCCACCACAAGGTGGACTCTGCCGCCCGGTCACTGCGCGCCCTCAACCCCTGGCTCAACGTGGAGACCCACGCTGCCGTTGCCGACGAGGCGCTGCTCGATAGCCTGCTGCCACGGCATCAGCTGGTACTCGACTGCACCGACAATCTGGCCATTCGCAACATGCTGAATCAAAAGGCTCGCCAGCATGGCGTGCCACTGGTCAGCGGCGCCGCCATCCGGCTGGAGGGGCAGCTCTGCAGCTTCACCTGGCAGGAAGATGAGCCCTGCTACGCCTGCCTCAGCGCCCTGTTTGGCGAGCAGGCCCTCACCTGCGTCGAGGCGGGGGTACTCGCCCCCGTGGTGGGATTGGTGGGCAGCCTGCAAGCACTGGAAGCCATCAAGCTCCTAGCAGGTATGGGCAAAAGCTACAGCGGCCGCCTGCTGATGATCGACGGCCTGAGCGGCACCTTCCGCGAGATGAAGCTGCCCAAACGCCCCGACTGTCCGGTCTGCTCCCATCCTTAA